A single region of the Acipenser ruthenus chromosome 57, fAciRut3.2 maternal haplotype, whole genome shotgun sequence genome encodes:
- the LOC131696626 gene encoding zinc finger protein 235-like, with protein sequence MDFSMYVSFFQYELGSTIEHAVKGTVDTVLWEIAKVVGGKFTEFQMEMAGKEKENESLKLRLEISESELKAVRECMNAADADIKQPLRNMNPDCNEQDFQRNENQGLFVKDNKERQAFIEADEGPKVEAVYTQEGIFDHEQCASLMQDTEQTSLEGKEAPRLESVHIKEEATELEPVNIKDEAYEFELVHIKEEAPELEPVPITGEASKENKVNILEDNVVQLGSSHCVYCPPELVHMKHNQSVSEDTCSSVGEKGTVLGSIQVERHTPADGKEEGAMPSSSSTTSLQCKISYGKMHRKDHRDSTPQDEYVKKLRTPSVQNLSVQDSRSLSLGYIVTPHPEGVNNSATQGNFIPLQTPQQIPSEQILYHCTECGTNFSDLGNLKAHQQIHKEEKPYLCTECGKSFRWVGGLKIHQRIHTGEKPYLCTECGKSFNQKCSLQSHQLIHTGDKPFHCTDCGKRFRGSVKLKVHQRIHTGEKPYQCPQCGKGFSRRDHLRMHHKIHTGEKPFECTDCGKRFIEANKLKRHRRVHRDLVR encoded by the exons ATGGACTTCAGTATGTACGTTTCATTCTTTCAATACGAGCTCggctctaccatcgagcacgcagtgaaagggACTGTGGACACTGTCTTGTGGGAAATtgcaaaagttgtcggcggcaaattcactgaattccaaatggaaatggctggaaaggagaaagagaatgaaagtctgaagttgagattggaaatatcagagagcgagttgaaagcagtgcgggaatgcatgaacgctgcagatgcagacattaaacaacctctcagaaacatgaaccccgactgcaatgaacaagactttcagaggaacgagaaccagggattattcgTTAAAG ataaTAAAGAGAGGCAGGCTTTCATTGAAGCAGATGAGGGGCCAAAGGTAGAagctgtttacacacaagaggGGATCTTTGATCATGAACAGTGTGCAAGTTTAATGCAGGATACAGAGCAGACGTCTTTGGAAGGTAAAGAAGCCCCAAGACTTgagtctgtccacattaaagaggaggcaactgaactggagcctgtcaaCATTAAAGACGAGGCCTATGAATTTGAacttgtccacattaaagaggaggcacCTGAACTGGAACCTGTCCCCATTACAGGGGAAGCttctaaagaaaataaagtcaataTACTGGAGGACAATGTAGTTCAGCTGGGATCTAGCCATTGTGTTTATTGTCCACCTGAATTGGTCCACATGAAACACAATCAGTCTGTCTCTGAAGACACTTGTTCTAGTGTTGGAGAAAAGggcactgtgctggggtccattcagGTGGAACGTCACACCCCAgcagatggaaaggaggaaggagcaATGCCATCCTCTAGCAGCACAACTT CACTCCAGTGCAAAATCTCTTATGGCAAAATGCATCGTAAGGATCACAGAGATTCAACACCGCAAGATGAATATGTGAAGAAACTGAGAACACCCTCAGTTCAAAATCTTTCTGTACAAGATAGCAGATCACTTAGTCTGGGTTATATAGTGACTCCACATCCTGAGGGTGTTAATAATTCTGCAACCCAGGGCAACTTCATTCCCCTACAAACTCCCCAGCAGATTCCTTCAGAGCAGATcttgtatcactgtactgaatgtggcacCAATTTCAGTGACCTGGGAAACCTAAAAGCACACCAACAGATTCACAAAGAAGAGAAACCCTATCTCTGTACTGAGTGTGGCAAAAGTTTCAGATGGGTAGGTGGGCTTAAAatacaccagcgcattcacacaggagagaaaccctatctgtgtactgagtgtgggaagagttttaatcagaaatgtagCCTTCAGTcacaccagctaattcacacGGGAGATAAACCGTTTCACTGTACTGATTGCGGGAAGAGATTCAGAGGTTCAGTAAAATTAAAggtacaccagcgaattcacactggagagaaaccgtatcagtgTCCTCAATGTGGGAAGGGTTTCAGTCGGAGAGACCACCTTAGAATGCACCAcaaaatccacacaggagagaaaccctttGAGtgtactgactgtgggaagagatttaTCGAGGCAAATAAATTAAAGAGACACCGTCGAGTTCACAGAGATTTAGTCCGTTAG